One genomic segment of Nonomuraea coxensis DSM 45129 includes these proteins:
- a CDS encoding HAD family hydrolase yields the protein MRLFGRRHHVEPEVAGEAAARAAVTVAPAEPVEPDLEAAAFFDVDNTMMRGASIYHFARGLATRGMFTTSDLLKFAVGQAVFRLRGSENPEHIAVARETALAFVAGAKVDDVVRLGEEIYDEVMADRIWGGTRALAQSHLDAGQRVWLVTATPVELARVIAQRLGLTGALGTVAETGNGVYTGRLVGDLLHGPAKAEAVRALARREGLDLTRCTAYSDSANDLPMLSLVGHAVAINPDSELREHARKHDWPVRDFRTGRKATMTALPIAAGVGAIAGGVAAGIALRRHYRRV from the coding sequence ATGCGGCTTTTTGGACGACGACACCACGTCGAGCCCGAGGTTGCCGGCGAGGCGGCGGCCCGGGCGGCGGTCACCGTCGCGCCGGCCGAGCCGGTCGAGCCCGACCTGGAGGCGGCGGCCTTCTTCGACGTGGACAACACGATGATGCGCGGCGCGTCCATCTACCACTTCGCCAGGGGCCTCGCCACGCGCGGCATGTTCACCACCTCCGACCTGCTGAAGTTCGCGGTGGGCCAGGCGGTCTTCCGGCTGCGCGGCAGCGAGAACCCCGAGCACATCGCGGTGGCGAGGGAGACGGCGCTGGCGTTCGTGGCCGGGGCCAAGGTCGACGACGTCGTCCGCCTCGGCGAGGAGATCTACGACGAGGTCATGGCCGACCGCATCTGGGGCGGCACCCGCGCGCTCGCACAGTCGCACCTCGACGCCGGCCAGCGGGTCTGGCTGGTCACCGCCACGCCGGTCGAGCTGGCCCGGGTCATCGCCCAGCGGCTCGGGCTGACCGGCGCGCTCGGCACCGTCGCCGAGACCGGCAACGGCGTCTACACCGGCCGGCTGGTCGGCGACCTGCTGCACGGCCCCGCCAAGGCCGAGGCCGTGCGCGCGCTGGCCCGGCGCGAGGGCCTCGACCTCACCCGCTGCACCGCCTACAGCGACTCGGCCAACGACCTGCCGATGCTGTCCCTGGTCGGCCACGCCGTGGCCATCAACCCCGACAGCGAGCTGCGCGAGCACGCGAGGAAGCACGACTGGCCCGTCAGGGACTTCCGCACCGGGCGCAAGGCCACCATGACGGCCCTGCCGATCGCGGCGGGCGTCGGGGCGATCGCGGGCGGAGTCGCGGCGGGGATCGCCCTCCGCCGCCACTACCGCCGCGTCTGA
- a CDS encoding DUF5667 domain-containing protein, which translates to MGRARRRRERVLEHLTELRSLPIGGAPEPDFRARLRAELISRHRAERSPYPFPSVSAADLPSLASDTPGRRPEAARHARPRPARRPAPARRRPMLSHLASFGLAAGMMVSAFATYQSVPGDSLYPLKRAAESTLVRLSADDAERGERELASAKTRAREVASLLGSAEDGPLVGRTLKDMEDSTRSGISRLERAEPRSPKIKKFARDQKDMVSPMLPQLNGDQQAQAEGYLHYIEGLVAPQ; encoded by the coding sequence ATGGGTAGGGCGCGCAGGCGGCGGGAGCGCGTGCTCGAACACCTCACGGAGCTGCGGAGCCTGCCCATCGGAGGGGCTCCGGAGCCGGACTTCCGCGCCCGGCTGCGCGCCGAGCTGATCTCCCGGCACCGGGCCGAGCGGTCGCCGTACCCGTTCCCGTCCGTCTCCGCGGCGGACCTGCCCTCCCTCGCCTCCGACACGCCCGGACGGCGCCCTGAGGCCGCGCGCCACGCCCGGCCCCGGCCCGCCCGGCGGCCGGCGCCGGCGCGCAGGCGACCGATGCTGTCCCACCTGGCCTCGTTCGGACTGGCGGCGGGGATGATGGTGTCGGCGTTCGCCACGTACCAGTCGGTGCCTGGCGACTCGCTCTATCCGCTCAAGCGGGCCGCGGAGAGCACCCTCGTCCGGCTCAGCGCCGACGACGCCGAACGCGGCGAGCGCGAGCTGGCCTCCGCCAAGACCCGCGCCAGGGAGGTCGCCAGCCTGCTCGGCTCCGCCGAGGACGGCCCGCTGGTCGGCAGGACGCTGAAGGACATGGAGGACTCCACCCGCTCGGGCATCAGCCGCCTCGAACGGGCCGAGCCGCGCTCGCCGAAGATCAAGAAATTCGCGCGGGACCAGAAAGACATGGTCAGCCCCATGCTTCCGCAGCTCAACGGCGACCAACAGGCCCAGGCGGAGGGCTATCTGCACTACATCGAAGGTCTGGTCGCGCCACAGTAG
- a CDS encoding sigma-70 family RNA polymerase sigma factor → MPDSSPFAGLLVPALAGPARTGEFAVREEAPEPEVDGAADVDVRTLVLHAKNGCTESFGTLYDRYVDLVYRYIYFRVGSHQLAEDLTSETFLRALRRIADFTWQGRDFGAWLVTIARNLVTDHFKSGRYRLEIPTGEIIDVPLDGSHIPENAVVTAIINDRVLRAVRELNPEQQECVVLRFLHGLSLAETALIMGKKSGAIKALQFRAIRALARALKHDLA, encoded by the coding sequence ATGCCTGACTCGTCACCGTTCGCCGGGCTGCTGGTGCCGGCGCTCGCTGGGCCTGCCCGGACGGGCGAGTTCGCCGTGCGCGAAGAAGCGCCGGAACCCGAGGTGGACGGTGCCGCCGACGTGGACGTGCGGACCCTCGTGCTGCATGCCAAGAACGGCTGCACGGAGTCGTTTGGCACGCTCTACGACCGCTACGTGGACCTCGTCTACCGCTACATCTACTTCCGTGTCGGCTCTCATCAGCTCGCCGAGGACCTGACCAGCGAGACCTTCCTGCGAGCGCTGCGCAGGATCGCCGACTTCACCTGGCAGGGCCGCGATTTCGGCGCCTGGCTCGTGACCATCGCCCGGAACCTGGTGACAGATCACTTCAAATCGGGGCGATATCGGCTGGAGATCCCTACCGGGGAGATCATCGACGTTCCGCTCGACGGCTCGCACATCCCGGAGAACGCCGTGGTCACGGCCATCATCAACGACCGGGTCCTGCGGGCCGTACGAGAGCTCAATCCCGAACAGCAGGAATGTGTCGTCCTGCGTTTCCTGCACGGACTCTCGCTCGCGGAAACCGCGTTGATCATGGGGAAGAAGAGTGGAGCGATCAAAGCGCTGCAGTTCCGGGCCATCCGCGCGCTGGCACGGGCGCTCAAGCACGACCTCGCGTAA
- a CDS encoding putative quinol monooxygenase, with protein MEILVAVLGFAGALLAAFATGALIKRLRDEPEGWLIGWVVAAGALFLSLAVVGIGSLTGFGTVTFRIYQVTGSLLAPLWLAVGMIQLLAERVPPRFLAWLMGIALTIVTGAIMIFDPLKSQEMSKAPPSGPALWGIFPGSLLIGVHVIAVVIMLAMLVVAALKWRNGDEYDTDNLHAALVIAPSGIALVGAMRFTVPPLFTTALLAVAAAAIWYTVLRPLAPYDDEDDDLDDRDAPARRGQDARQDARARHGHDAPGRHGGDQRGTPLDDHDRTVPRGRRAMPEPVPAADLPPAAPRRPTGLGDLVAEYRAGERDVDYAARMAPPPPEDGPATGYIMNGGAMPGGPSGPQRQGGPSAPQPFGGPSGPQAMPPQRPEYAMPPTPPPAGPATGMLFSGADLFSPSQPQQPVPQPGQQPAGGRLSPNIYGLLTVFTIMDGAGDAFDRLAEATVEGVRRGEPDTLVYACHSVKSAPLQRIVYELYRDEVAYRDHQRQPHVERFVTERQSMVLATNVIELDVNAAKVVPLPTVTY; from the coding sequence ATGGAGATCCTCGTTGCTGTCCTAGGGTTCGCCGGTGCGCTCCTCGCCGCCTTCGCGACAGGCGCCCTGATCAAACGGCTGCGTGACGAGCCCGAGGGCTGGCTGATCGGCTGGGTCGTCGCGGCGGGCGCGCTGTTCCTGTCGCTGGCGGTGGTCGGCATCGGCTCCCTGACGGGATTCGGGACGGTCACGTTCCGGATCTACCAGGTGACGGGGTCGCTGCTCGCGCCGCTCTGGCTGGCCGTCGGCATGATCCAGCTCCTCGCCGAGCGGGTGCCGCCGCGCTTCCTGGCGTGGCTGATGGGCATCGCGCTGACGATCGTCACTGGCGCCATCATGATCTTCGATCCGCTCAAGTCGCAGGAGATGAGCAAGGCCCCGCCCTCGGGGCCGGCCCTCTGGGGCATCTTCCCCGGCTCCCTGCTGATCGGCGTGCACGTCATCGCCGTGGTGATCATGCTGGCGATGCTCGTGGTCGCGGCGCTCAAGTGGCGCAACGGCGACGAGTACGACACCGACAACCTGCACGCCGCCCTGGTGATCGCCCCGTCGGGGATCGCCCTGGTGGGCGCGATGCGCTTCACGGTGCCCCCGCTGTTCACCACGGCGCTGCTCGCGGTGGCCGCGGCGGCGATCTGGTACACCGTGCTGCGGCCGCTCGCGCCGTACGACGACGAGGACGACGACCTCGACGACCGCGACGCGCCCGCCCGGCGCGGCCAGGACGCCCGCCAGGACGCCAGGGCCCGCCACGGCCACGACGCCCCCGGCCGCCACGGCGGCGACCAGCGCGGGACGCCGCTGGACGACCACGACCGCACGGTCCCGCGCGGCCGCCGGGCGATGCCCGAGCCCGTGCCGGCCGCCGACCTGCCGCCCGCCGCGCCCCGCCGCCCCACCGGCCTGGGCGACCTGGTGGCCGAATACCGCGCGGGCGAGCGCGACGTCGACTACGCTGCCCGCATGGCGCCGCCCCCGCCCGAGGACGGCCCCGCGACCGGCTACATCATGAACGGCGGCGCGATGCCCGGCGGGCCCTCCGGCCCCCAGCGCCAGGGCGGCCCGTCAGCCCCGCAGCCCTTCGGCGGCCCGTCCGGCCCGCAGGCCATGCCGCCGCAGCGCCCCGAATACGCGATGCCGCCCACCCCGCCCCCGGCCGGCCCGGCCACCGGCATGCTCTTCTCGGGCGCCGACCTGTTCTCCCCGTCCCAGCCCCAGCAGCCGGTCCCACAGCCCGGCCAGCAGCCCGCCGGGGGCCGCCTGTCGCCGAACATCTACGGCCTGCTCACCGTGTTCACGATCATGGACGGCGCGGGCGACGCGTTCGACCGGCTGGCCGAGGCCACGGTCGAGGGCGTGCGCCGCGGCGAGCCCGACACGCTCGTCTACGCCTGCCACTCGGTCAAGTCGGCCCCGCTGCAGCGCATCGTCTACGAGCTCTACCGCGACGAGGTCGCCTACCGCGACCACCAGCGGCAGCCGCACGTCGAGCGGTTCGTCACCGAGCGGCAGTCGATGGTGCTGGCCACCAACGTCATCGAGCTCGACGTCAACGCCGCGAAGGTGGTGCCGCTCCCCACGGTCACGTACTGA
- a CDS encoding glutaredoxin family protein, producing the protein MHRITLLGKPGCHLCEDARAVIARVAGELGVPWEEISIDSSEELREKYWEMIPVTLIDGVQHDFWRVDETRLRAALST; encoded by the coding sequence ATGCACCGCATCACGTTGCTCGGCAAGCCCGGCTGTCACTTGTGTGAGGACGCGCGCGCGGTCATCGCCCGGGTGGCGGGCGAGCTGGGCGTGCCCTGGGAGGAGATCAGCATCGACTCCTCCGAGGAGCTGAGGGAGAAATACTGGGAGATGATCCCGGTCACGCTCATCGACGGCGTGCAGCACGACTTCTGGCGGGTCGACGAGACCCGCCTGCGGGCCGCGCTCAGTACGTGA
- a CDS encoding redox-sensing transcriptional repressor Rex gives MKSTSQPRDRGIPEATVARLPLYLRALHGMAERGVATVSSEDLASAAGVNSAKLRKDLSHLGSYGTRGVGYDVEYLVYQISRELGLTQDWAVAIVGVGNLGRALANYGGFVSRGFRVAALIDADPGVVGDTIAGLNVEHIDELEAVIKRRGVSIVVLATPAEAAQAVCDRVIAVGVTSILNFAPVVLSVPDTVDVRKVDLSIELQILAFHEQRKAGGPLMAVDSQ, from the coding sequence GTGAAGAGCACGTCCCAGCCCCGTGACCGAGGCATCCCCGAGGCGACGGTCGCGCGGCTGCCGCTGTACCTGCGGGCGCTGCACGGCATGGCGGAGCGGGGCGTGGCGACGGTCAGCTCGGAGGATCTCGCGTCGGCCGCCGGGGTCAACTCCGCGAAGCTCCGCAAAGATCTGTCGCATCTCGGCTCCTACGGCACGAGAGGCGTAGGCTATGACGTCGAGTACCTCGTCTACCAGATCTCCCGCGAGCTGGGTCTGACGCAGGACTGGGCGGTCGCCATCGTCGGCGTCGGCAACCTCGGCCGCGCGCTGGCGAACTACGGCGGGTTCGTCTCACGCGGCTTCCGGGTGGCGGCACTGATCGACGCCGACCCCGGAGTCGTGGGCGACACCATAGCGGGGTTGAATGTTGAGCACATCGACGAACTGGAAGCCGTCATCAAGCGGCGTGGAGTCTCGATCGTGGTTCTGGCGACACCGGCGGAAGCGGCGCAGGCGGTCTGCGATCGCGTGATCGCCGTGGGCGTGACGAGCATACTCAACTTCGCCCCCGTCGTGCTCTCCGTGCCGGACACCGTCGACGTCCGGAAAGTCGATCTTTCCATCGAACTGCAGATTCTCGCGTTCCACGAGCAACGCAAAGCTGGAGGGCCACTCATGGCGGTGGACAGTCAATGA
- a CDS encoding glutamyl-tRNA reductase → MSILAIGLSHRTSPVALLERVSLTGDRLVKLLHDVQHDPSVAEAMVVSTCNRVEVYVTVDRFHAALTAVTGLLGVHTGITVEELTPHLYVHYEERAVEHLFSVVCGLDSMVVGEGQILGQVRQALKLGQRQGTVGATLNELVQQALRVGKRAHTDTGIDQAGASLVTAGLALAGEIAGSRALVVGAGSMSSLAAVTLQRAGVTDIVVANRTYERGARLAANVGGRAVEFSAMPGELAAADIVITCTGAGRHIITPDMLGGPTFLLDLALPHDVDPAVRRVPGVRLVDLETIQESGIGSREVDAVASVRALVVEELRAYLDAERAAKVTPTVVALRSKAAGVVESELGRLLMRVPDLDARARDEVAMTVQRVVDKLLHEPTVRVKQLATCPGGDHYAEALRELFNLDPKMPEAVREVEL, encoded by the coding sequence ATGAGCATCCTGGCCATCGGACTCAGCCACCGCACCTCGCCGGTGGCGCTGCTTGAACGGGTCTCCCTCACCGGTGACCGGCTGGTCAAGCTCCTGCACGACGTCCAGCACGATCCGTCCGTGGCCGAGGCCATGGTGGTGTCGACCTGCAACCGGGTGGAGGTCTACGTCACGGTCGACCGGTTCCACGCCGCCCTCACGGCCGTGACCGGGCTTCTCGGCGTGCACACGGGCATCACGGTCGAGGAGCTCACCCCGCACCTCTACGTGCACTACGAGGAGCGTGCGGTCGAGCACCTGTTCTCCGTGGTGTGCGGCCTCGACTCCATGGTCGTCGGCGAGGGCCAGATCCTCGGCCAGGTACGCCAGGCGCTCAAGCTCGGCCAGCGCCAGGGCACCGTCGGCGCCACGCTCAACGAGCTGGTGCAGCAGGCGCTGCGGGTCGGCAAGCGGGCCCACACCGACACCGGCATCGACCAGGCCGGGGCCTCCCTCGTCACGGCCGGGCTGGCGCTGGCCGGCGAGATCGCCGGCAGCCGGGCGCTGGTCGTCGGCGCGGGCTCGATGAGCTCGCTGGCCGCCGTCACGCTCCAGCGCGCCGGGGTCACCGACATCGTCGTGGCCAACCGCACGTACGAGCGGGGCGCCCGGCTGGCCGCCAACGTCGGCGGCCGGGCCGTCGAGTTCTCCGCCATGCCGGGCGAGCTGGCCGCCGCCGACATCGTGATCACCTGCACCGGAGCGGGCAGGCACATCATCACGCCGGATATGCTGGGCGGACCTACGTTCCTGCTGGACCTCGCGTTGCCGCACGACGTCGACCCGGCCGTGCGCCGGGTGCCGGGGGTCCGGCTGGTCGACCTGGAGACGATCCAGGAGTCCGGCATCGGCTCGCGGGAGGTCGACGCGGTCGCGTCCGTGCGCGCCCTGGTCGTCGAGGAGCTTCGCGCCTACCTCGACGCCGAGCGCGCCGCCAAGGTCACCCCGACGGTGGTGGCCCTGCGCAGCAAGGCGGCGGGGGTGGTCGAGTCCGAGCTCGGCCGCCTGCTGATGCGCGTGCCCGACCTCGACGCCCGGGCGCGCGACGAGGTCGCGATGACCGTGCAGCGCGTCGTGGACAAGCTGCTCCACGAGCCGACTGTGCGTGTCAAGCAGCTCGCCACCTGCCCGGGAGGCGATCATTATGCGGAGGCGCTGCGTGAGCTGTTCAACCTGGACCCGAAGATGCCCGAGGCCGTGAGAGAGGTGGAGCTGTGA